A stretch of Aureispira sp. CCB-E DNA encodes these proteins:
- a CDS encoding HlyD family efflux transporter periplasmic adaptor subunit: protein MAIDKDKIIRIEDKSYFFQDILEKTPSWIVRWGNTVFFVVFFLLILGLWLIEYPDVIVSEAKVLTENPSIEVYSESSGQIAYILEKDKTKVQKGAWILILNNSADYKSILKLMELTQKLEGGTFWEQIEQIRLDDQLRLGNLNDEYLNLFRNISEYQLFQKLNPQFQQIGINKNRTKNLDEILLNLERQKRLLEQELKLVRGDYERMQLLFEDKAVAKIEVEQKEMQWLALKSQVEELNSSILNAQLQQQVISKENSSLVIEQSDRYLQLRNNILSSYNRLLFLLKEWEQKNVLSAPVEGILNMYDIRSKRQFLAQEQHVFTISPIGKQTYYAWVKMPIANSGKVKIKQEVLIKLLNYPHREFGTLKGHILSITSVPKDGNYLLKVALPQQLKTSANIELEAKQELIGTAEVITEKLSLLRRIFNFLDLN from the coding sequence TTGGCAATTGATAAAGATAAAATCATCCGAATTGAGGATAAAAGTTACTTTTTTCAAGATATCTTGGAAAAAACACCATCGTGGATTGTTCGATGGGGCAACACGGTTTTTTTTGTTGTCTTTTTCCTTTTGATATTGGGGCTTTGGCTAATAGAATATCCAGATGTCATTGTGTCAGAAGCAAAAGTTCTGACTGAAAATCCTTCAATAGAGGTCTATAGCGAAAGCAGTGGACAGATCGCTTATATTTTGGAGAAAGATAAGACAAAGGTTCAAAAAGGGGCTTGGATTCTAATCTTAAATAATAGTGCAGACTATAAAAGTATTCTAAAGCTTATGGAGCTTACTCAAAAATTGGAAGGAGGTACCTTTTGGGAGCAAATCGAGCAAATACGCCTAGACGATCAATTGCGTTTGGGAAACTTGAATGATGAGTACTTAAATTTATTTAGGAATATTAGTGAATATCAGCTCTTTCAAAAGCTAAATCCTCAATTTCAACAAATCGGAATTAATAAAAATCGAACCAAGAACCTAGATGAAATTTTATTGAACTTAGAACGTCAAAAGCGATTGCTAGAGCAAGAATTGAAGTTGGTTCGAGGAGATTATGAACGGATGCAGTTGCTGTTTGAGGACAAGGCTGTTGCCAAGATAGAAGTAGAGCAAAAGGAAATGCAGTGGTTGGCGTTAAAGAGTCAAGTAGAGGAGCTCAATAGTTCGATCTTGAATGCACAACTCCAACAGCAGGTCATTAGCAAAGAAAATTCTTCTTTGGTCATTGAGCAATCGGACCGATATTTACAATTGCGAAACAACATTTTGAGTAGCTATAATCGCCTTCTTTTTTTATTAAAAGAATGGGAGCAAAAAAATGTCTTATCTGCCCCTGTCGAAGGGATTTTAAATATGTATGACATTCGTTCTAAACGGCAATTTTTGGCACAAGAGCAGCATGTTTTTACCATTAGCCCGATAGGCAAACAGACTTATTATGCTTGGGTGAAAATGCCCATTGCCAACTCAGGAAAAGTAAAGATCAAACAAGAGGTTTTAATCAAATTGTTAAACTATCCTCATCGAGAATTTGGAACCCTAAAAGGACATATTCTCTCTATAACGAGCGTGCCAAAAGATGGCAACTATTTGTTGAAAGTTGCTTTGCCTCAACAATTAAAAACGAGTGCTAATATTGAGTTAGAAGCCAAACAAGAATTAATAGGAACTGCTGAGGTGATTACAGAGAAGCTTTCTTTATTGCGCCGAATATTTAACTTTTTGGATTTGAATTAG
- a CDS encoding peptidase domain-containing ABC transporter, which produces MLGIKNKIKSLFYAQQFPVFKQTDRFDCGPTCLRMLAKFYGKNFSMEYLRYQCKIGPNGVSAKNLIAAGERLGFHIIPALIDYETLAVEAPLPCIVYWRDRHFVIVYKIKKDKVYVADPVYGRIVYKKKEFIKAWQNSSRADGSEGGMTILLEPTASFYQQEEDEPATGLAIILPYLSAHKKYIVQVFIGVLVGMVVQLIIPFVTQALVDKGINYGDLQFVYILLLAQLVLFLSASFLNIVRSWLLLYIGARTSMLITSDYLTKLLKKSVAFFDGKTPGDILQRINESNRLENFLNAAPGQIFSYVNAFVFLFILAYYSLIILGIFTVGIIAYTAWVWFFMKRREELDFKRFDASSSINSTLIQTVNGIQEVKVNASENRHIWSWEKNRVQYYKNAVSTLKLGLFQSIGGDIINQLKNIAITFTAALLVIEGKITLGTMLAIQYIVGQVNTPLLSLIGFFRLVQDARLSVERFEEIEFVSPEEAVLNAPNLLTLPQKSEDIIVENLNFSYSGSANDFVLKNINLKIPKGKTTAIVGTSGGGKTTLIKLLLKLYLPTEGAVKIGSTNLNHIDTQSWRSLCGTVLQDGYIFSDNITNNITESAPNEMVDTEQLLKAVQLANIEELINSLPSGFNSMVGPAGSTGRTLSGGQRQRLLIARAIYKNPEFLFFDEATSALDANNERIIIDNLNAFCQGKTVVVIAHRLSTVKNADQIVVLDQGSIQEVGTHETLISNKGYYYQLIKNQLELGN; this is translated from the coding sequence ATGCTCGGTATAAAAAATAAAATCAAATCGCTTTTTTATGCACAACAATTTCCTGTATTTAAGCAGACCGACCGATTTGATTGTGGTCCGACCTGCTTGAGAATGTTGGCGAAGTTTTATGGAAAAAACTTTAGCATGGAGTATTTGCGGTACCAATGCAAGATTGGTCCGAACGGTGTCTCTGCCAAAAATTTGATTGCAGCTGGTGAACGCTTGGGCTTTCATATTATACCTGCTTTGATTGATTATGAAACGCTAGCAGTAGAAGCACCTTTGCCTTGTATTGTATATTGGCGAGACCGGCATTTTGTCATCGTTTATAAAATAAAAAAAGATAAAGTATACGTTGCAGATCCTGTTTATGGTCGTATTGTATATAAGAAAAAAGAATTCATCAAAGCATGGCAAAATAGTAGTCGAGCAGATGGTAGCGAAGGAGGGATGACAATTTTGTTGGAACCCACCGCAAGTTTTTATCAACAAGAAGAGGACGAACCCGCTACAGGATTAGCTATCATATTGCCCTATTTATCGGCACACAAAAAATACATTGTACAAGTTTTTATTGGAGTTCTAGTCGGAATGGTTGTACAATTAATTATTCCTTTTGTCACTCAAGCCTTGGTTGATAAAGGAATCAATTATGGTGATTTGCAATTTGTATACATTTTATTGTTGGCACAGTTGGTTCTTTTTCTGAGTGCCTCTTTTCTAAATATCGTCAGGAGTTGGCTGTTGCTGTATATTGGTGCTCGAACCAGTATGTTAATTACGTCAGATTACTTAACCAAATTATTAAAAAAGTCGGTAGCGTTTTTTGATGGCAAGACACCAGGAGATATTTTGCAACGAATCAATGAGTCCAATCGCCTCGAAAATTTTTTGAATGCTGCCCCAGGGCAAATTTTTTCTTATGTTAATGCCTTTGTCTTTCTATTTATTTTAGCCTATTACAGCTTGATAATTCTAGGGATTTTTACAGTAGGAATTATAGCCTATACAGCTTGGGTATGGTTTTTTATGAAGCGGCGAGAAGAACTAGATTTTAAACGTTTTGATGCGTCTTCTAGCATCAACTCAACCTTAATTCAAACAGTAAATGGCATACAAGAGGTCAAGGTCAATGCCTCTGAAAATCGGCATATATGGAGTTGGGAAAAAAATAGGGTCCAATATTATAAGAATGCCGTTTCTACTTTAAAACTAGGTTTGTTTCAATCGATAGGAGGCGACATTATTAATCAACTAAAAAATATTGCGATTACGTTTACAGCAGCTTTATTGGTTATTGAAGGTAAAATTACCTTAGGGACAATGTTAGCCATACAATATATCGTTGGGCAAGTAAATACTCCTTTGCTAAGTCTAATCGGTTTTTTTAGGCTTGTGCAAGATGCTCGACTGAGTGTAGAGCGCTTTGAAGAAATTGAGTTTGTTAGCCCAGAAGAAGCTGTTTTGAATGCTCCCAACTTATTGACGTTGCCCCAAAAATCAGAAGATATTATTGTTGAAAATCTTAATTTTTCTTACAGTGGTAGTGCTAATGATTTTGTATTAAAAAATATCAATCTCAAGATACCCAAAGGCAAAACAACGGCTATCGTTGGAACAAGTGGAGGAGGAAAAACGACACTTATCAAATTACTCTTAAAATTATATTTACCAACCGAAGGAGCGGTTAAAATTGGCTCTACGAATCTCAATCATATTGATACGCAAAGTTGGCGTTCGTTGTGTGGGACGGTTTTGCAAGATGGCTATATTTTTTCAGATAATATTACCAACAATATTACCGAATCTGCTCCAAACGAAATGGTAGACACAGAGCAATTACTCAAAGCTGTCCAATTAGCAAATATTGAAGAACTCATCAATAGTTTGCCCTCAGGATTTAATTCTATGGTTGGTCCTGCTGGATCTACTGGGCGTACTTTGAGCGGTGGACAGCGGCAGCGGCTATTGATTGCTAGGGCAATTTATAAAAATCCTGAATTTTTGTTTTTTGACGAAGCGACAAGTGCTTTAGATGCTAATAATGAGCGCATTATTATTGATAACCTGAATGCCTTTTGTCAAGGAAAAACAGTGGTTGTCATTGCTCATCGATTGAGTACGGTAAAAAATGCCGATCAGATTGTTGTCTTGGATCAAGGCAGTATCCAAGAAGTAGGCACACACGAAACATTGATTTCTAACAAAGGTTATTATTATCAACTTATAAAAAATCAACTCGAACTTGGCAATTGA
- a CDS encoding sterol desaturase family protein codes for MSFDQLTYLFDTAGIMRYVAYFFMFNLGLVAFEIALDLWTSRQRRWGDSIANISIFFLGLLTERIGLGIFGILFLVPISWITPFHIPLNTGTWVIAFFVADFTYYWMHRMEHEHRILWAVHSVHHSSEDYNLTVSMRLSIIESLFEWIFLIPMILIGFTPFQAIVSLILVAQFQTWIHTERIRKLGWLDEIFNTPSVHRVHHGSNTQYLDKNYGGVLIVWDKLFGTFQREDEKVVYGLTKNIHSNNPIVINFVEFKHIWNDVKKCHSWKDRLKIIFGGLTWRPDYFEDNSSSTPSSKQTTSK; via the coding sequence ATGAGCTTTGATCAATTAACTTATTTATTTGATACGGCAGGTATCATGCGTTACGTTGCCTATTTTTTTATGTTTAACCTTGGGTTGGTTGCCTTTGAAATAGCCTTGGATTTATGGACGTCTAGGCAAAGAAGATGGGGCGATTCCATTGCCAATATTAGTATCTTCTTTTTAGGTTTGCTGACAGAACGAATCGGTTTAGGTATCTTTGGAATTCTTTTCCTTGTTCCAATTTCATGGATAACGCCTTTTCATATTCCTCTGAATACAGGAACTTGGGTGATTGCTTTTTTTGTAGCAGACTTTACTTATTATTGGATGCATCGCATGGAACATGAACACAGGATTTTATGGGCTGTACATAGTGTTCACCATTCTTCAGAGGATTATAATTTAACTGTTTCAATGCGGTTGAGTATTATCGAAAGTTTGTTTGAATGGATTTTCTTAATTCCAATGATTTTAATTGGCTTTACTCCTTTTCAGGCTATTGTAAGTCTTATTTTAGTGGCACAATTTCAAACGTGGATTCATACCGAACGGATAAGAAAATTAGGCTGGCTAGACGAAATTTTTAATACACCATCTGTTCACCGAGTACACCATGGTTCTAATACTCAATATCTTGATAAAAATTATGGTGGGGTACTCATTGTTTGGGATAAACTATTTGGTACGTTTCAACGAGAAGATGAAAAAGTCGTTTATGGTTTGACCAAAAACATCCATAGTAACAACCCCATTGTAATCAATTTTGTTGAATTTAAACACATTTGGAATGATGTTAAAAAATGTCATTCTTGGAAAGATCGGCTAAAAATCATCTTTGGTGGACTAACTTGGCGTCCCGATTATTTTGAAGACAATTCATCGTCCACGCCTTCTTCAAAACAAACAACTTCTAAATAA
- a CDS encoding AraC family transcriptional regulator: MQNKVQLDNYKKLMAYLDQHFKEAINIKRIEEICHYSYRNINRIFQAIHGETIGKYIKRIRLEKAAEYLKYSSIKISDITFEVGFEDIAAFSKAFKKRYRCTPSAFRSRCQTLQDITRKTLFPSHNEREQLSYKIEYLPQFETLYLEYKGAYDNISELQQMWEHFFTYLEQKNLYSEQAIFMGECLDDDAISDAIHCRYRLSLLLDRPLDFQPDGLFQTKRHSQQKYAKFIHQGSHETCPETYQKIYAFWMFDVGLELKDAPTLEFYPNDLPSTPINELITEIYIPIE, from the coding sequence ATGCAGAACAAAGTACAGTTGGACAACTATAAAAAATTGATGGCTTATCTCGACCAACATTTTAAGGAGGCTATTAACATCAAACGTATCGAAGAAATTTGTCACTATTCTTATCGAAATATCAATCGAATTTTTCAAGCAATTCACGGCGAGACAATTGGCAAATACATCAAACGAATTCGCCTCGAAAAAGCAGCAGAATACCTCAAATATTCTTCTATTAAAATATCCGACATCACCTTTGAAGTGGGCTTTGAAGATATTGCAGCATTTAGCAAAGCATTCAAAAAAAGATACCGCTGTACGCCTTCTGCTTTTCGAAGCCGATGCCAAACACTTCAAGATATTACGAGAAAAACACTATTTCCTTCCCACAACGAAAGAGAACAACTATCTTATAAAATCGAGTATTTGCCGCAATTTGAAACCTTATATCTAGAATACAAAGGAGCTTATGACAACATTTCTGAATTACAACAAATGTGGGAACATTTTTTCACCTACCTAGAGCAAAAAAATTTATATTCAGAACAAGCTATTTTTATGGGCGAATGCTTAGACGACGATGCTATCAGTGATGCGATTCATTGCCGTTATCGACTCTCACTTCTTTTAGATCGTCCTTTAGACTTTCAGCCCGATGGGTTATTTCAAACCAAAAGGCATTCTCAACAAAAATATGCTAAATTCATTCATCAAGGATCTCACGAAACCTGCCCTGAAACATATCAAAAAATATATGCCTTTTGGATGTTTGATGTTGGTTTAGAACTCAAAGATGCGCCTACGCTTGAATTTTATCCCAACGACCTTCCTTCTACACCTATCAACGAATTGATTACTGAAATATACATCCCTATCGAGTAG
- a CDS encoding protein kinase domain-containing protein produces the protein MKVWIQNNSSTPIQLHETPLAGGGEGNLYNILSPSNYQHLVAKIYHPKRRTTLRHQKIRYLQQHPPKRFPANSPITLVWPQELLLDANNQFVGFLMPKVLGEKLELLSLPNIPKKHLATWEKFDFEVDTKLKRRLDLCYKIASSIQYLHNTERYILVDMKPDNIMVSPDGKVALVDLDSVEVVENGTTIYDAPVATPEYTPPDSYLKNNAVDPTQEDPWDRFGMAVIFYKLLLGIHPYAASAKPPYDQYTGLYQKIEQGLFVQNPLIRPQLLTIPERHERYQKLPQKIQQLFERCFIDGHHTPFARPSAEEWVRVLRTYNLERTLSDEQISIPNIALQQLPKNLNLDQLFVIPATRSISPAPKIQIKKPIEKKELQQAMGLTHSQDPKKVQSQRFFNFVVLLLILVIAAALSIMMPWFFAALIGAIAYFGFNYLTYRSRKYADKKDTIKSILNKQMQYFNDLIQTAEKYEKSIANYLQKIATIQAKTPKEYIKDCIDHKTIIQNKIHAFATFVKQEKHKLSQLRQEEKAHYEELYDYYHQKIETQTTLPALTAQTLRQKILLLKRKKRLHELSQQDLEKYNDHLQILEQLLTQQEIELAELESNYFEKTQDIIYRCTQKHQDLIEDIRRYHQLIGKEEEKRIKITIEEQRISLQQLERLEYDLQQLEKPIQDQVGACRRAKRDAALYKKVNYGRHLLEMIGLVKPL, from the coding sequence ATGAAAGTTTGGATTCAAAATAATAGCTCTACTCCCATTCAACTTCACGAAACACCTCTAGCAGGTGGTGGCGAGGGAAATCTATACAACATTTTATCGCCTAGCAATTATCAACACTTGGTTGCTAAAATTTATCATCCCAAACGCAGAACAACACTTAGGCATCAAAAAATACGCTATCTACAACAACATCCACCAAAACGATTCCCTGCAAATAGTCCAATTACGTTAGTCTGGCCACAAGAATTGCTATTGGATGCCAACAATCAATTTGTCGGCTTTCTAATGCCCAAGGTTCTTGGTGAAAAATTAGAATTATTATCTCTACCGAATATTCCTAAAAAACATCTGGCAACTTGGGAGAAATTTGACTTTGAGGTAGATACCAAATTAAAAAGACGCTTAGATCTTTGTTATAAAATAGCATCTAGCATCCAATACCTTCACAATACCGAGCGTTATATTCTGGTCGACATGAAACCTGACAATATCATGGTCAGCCCTGATGGGAAAGTTGCGTTGGTGGATTTAGATTCTGTAGAAGTCGTCGAAAATGGGACAACTATTTATGATGCCCCTGTTGCAACCCCTGAATATACTCCGCCAGATAGTTATTTAAAAAATAATGCGGTCGATCCTACCCAAGAAGACCCTTGGGATCGTTTTGGAATGGCTGTTATTTTTTATAAACTTCTATTGGGAATCCACCCATATGCAGCTTCTGCCAAACCTCCTTACGACCAATACACGGGGCTCTATCAAAAAATAGAACAGGGTTTATTTGTCCAAAATCCTCTCATCCGTCCTCAACTATTAACGATTCCTGAGCGACATGAACGATACCAAAAGTTGCCTCAAAAAATTCAGCAACTGTTTGAACGTTGTTTTATAGATGGGCACCACACCCCCTTTGCTCGACCAAGTGCAGAAGAATGGGTTCGAGTATTGAGAACGTACAATTTGGAGCGAACGTTGTCTGATGAGCAAATTAGCATTCCCAATATAGCCCTTCAACAGCTGCCTAAAAATCTTAATTTGGATCAACTCTTTGTGATTCCTGCTACTCGATCTATTAGCCCTGCGCCCAAAATTCAGATAAAAAAGCCAATAGAAAAAAAAGAGTTGCAACAAGCAATGGGGCTTACTCATAGTCAAGACCCTAAGAAGGTTCAATCACAACGTTTCTTTAATTTTGTTGTTCTCTTGTTAATTCTTGTCATTGCAGCTGCCTTGTCTATTATGATGCCTTGGTTTTTCGCAGCGCTTATTGGGGCGATTGCTTATTTTGGTTTTAATTATTTGACTTATAGAAGCCGAAAATATGCCGACAAAAAAGATACCATCAAAAGCATTCTTAATAAGCAAATGCAATATTTTAATGACTTAATTCAAACAGCTGAGAAATATGAAAAAAGTATTGCCAATTATTTACAAAAAATTGCCACAATACAAGCCAAGACCCCCAAAGAGTACATTAAAGATTGTATAGATCATAAGACCATCATCCAAAATAAAATCCATGCTTTTGCAACTTTTGTCAAACAGGAAAAACATAAATTAAGCCAACTTCGACAGGAAGAAAAAGCCCACTACGAAGAATTATACGATTATTATCATCAAAAAATAGAAACTCAAACGACCCTCCCCGCTTTAACAGCACAGACATTGCGCCAAAAAATATTGCTATTAAAACGAAAAAAACGCCTCCATGAGCTTAGTCAACAAGACTTAGAAAAGTACAATGATCATCTGCAAATTTTAGAGCAGCTTTTGACACAACAGGAAATCGAGTTGGCAGAATTGGAAAGTAATTATTTTGAAAAAACACAAGATATCATTTACCGTTGTACGCAAAAGCACCAAGATTTAATAGAAGATATCAGGCGTTATCATCAATTAATAGGTAAAGAAGAGGAAAAAAGGATTAAAATTACAATTGAGGAGCAACGAATTAGTTTACAGCAACTCGAACGTTTAGAATATGATTTGCAGCAATTAGAAAAGCCTATCCAAGATCAAGTTGGGGCTTGTCGCCGTGCGAAAAGAGATGCAGCGCTTTATAAAAAAGTAAATTATGGGCGACATTTATTAGAAATGATCGGTTTGGTAAAACCTTTGTAA
- a CDS encoding TonB-dependent receptor domain-containing protein yields MKVLCTLLFVLSTSILLLAQPGGKDGRSMPKIAKITGTVYDSVSRKPLEFATVSVFRIRDSVLVGGVITDEKGKFEIDKLPIGRHRVTINYMGYETYTIQPVALPPNEPIASLGKIYVSPTAATLEIAEVTADKAVFQLGLDKKVFNVDKTNLGDSENATEILRNTPTVEVDFDGAVKIRGSEVQVYINGKPTGLTGDSQAEILDQLPANSVKKIELITSPSAKYDPEGGSGIINIVLKKNVLEGFTGSANVSVGTSTWNPFKRYRGGLSLNFRNNKINIFSNFSYNYGENLSRGYNYRRTTAPQDTSFLEQYTNGTRIRNGGMARIGMDYYFDDYNTLTVAARLRPSGGGNNNRIQYDFFDDNQDKTQINERLSDGDRNRFSMTYNLIYAKVFKQKKDKSGAGPRRDNSKDSGGGRRHWRGHGDGRASGRSGTMGDKQELVIDLQYSMNDNASYETFSEQLYTPDWSEINNTPDSQQTASYNKMHQGTVMIDYTHPLGKEMKFEAGYKGNIRWIGNDFKSETFDYTQMQMIPDTGRTNNFQYQEQVHAVYVTFAHKIGKFNYKLGLRGEYTLANSRLVFPTDSTFVNNYPSIFPTVNLSYALAKNQQIQLGFSRRIQRPSSWALNPFPSYSDPLNLRYGNPYLLPQYTNAVELSYVNYWKGGNTIMLTAFYKYNTDLMERLRTLRSDGVSVVTQYNFSTSHMWGGEVVTRFAPYKWFNFGITGSVYQNIQNGTNIDAAYTLNAIAGNVNAYMNFVFKFGMRISAYAWYSIPTRVAQGWTGGYTWNSFSISQKVLKDKGTVTLSVQNPILGGRYQFETADGNTFYQVGKREWESPVFELRFSYRFGKVNVRDGRSKNAGRLNSSGDGGSEGGSGGGID; encoded by the coding sequence ATGAAAGTTTTATGTACCCTACTTTTTGTCCTATCAACTAGTATTTTATTGTTGGCTCAGCCAGGAGGCAAAGATGGTCGATCAATGCCTAAAATCGCTAAAATTACAGGAACCGTATACGATTCTGTTAGCCGCAAACCACTAGAATTTGCTACGGTGTCTGTATTCAGGATACGAGACTCGGTTTTAGTTGGAGGAGTTATTACCGATGAAAAAGGAAAGTTTGAAATAGATAAATTACCCATTGGTAGACATCGAGTAACGATCAATTATATGGGCTATGAAACGTATACTATACAGCCTGTTGCCTTACCACCAAATGAGCCAATTGCGAGTCTAGGGAAAATTTATGTTAGCCCAACGGCGGCGACACTTGAAATTGCGGAGGTGACTGCCGATAAAGCTGTTTTTCAATTGGGTTTAGACAAAAAGGTGTTTAATGTTGACAAAACGAATCTAGGCGATAGTGAAAATGCTACCGAAATTCTAAGAAATACCCCTACTGTAGAAGTAGATTTTGATGGAGCTGTTAAAATTCGTGGCTCGGAAGTTCAAGTGTATATCAATGGAAAACCAACGGGGTTGACAGGCGATAGTCAAGCTGAAATTCTAGACCAATTGCCTGCTAATAGCGTCAAGAAAATAGAGCTAATTACAAGCCCATCTGCTAAGTATGATCCTGAAGGTGGTTCTGGAATTATTAATATTGTGTTGAAAAAAAACGTGTTGGAAGGATTCACAGGCTCTGCAAATGTATCGGTCGGGACTTCTACATGGAATCCTTTTAAGCGTTATCGAGGAGGTTTGAGCTTAAATTTTAGAAATAATAAGATCAATATTTTTTCTAATTTTAGTTATAACTATGGTGAAAATTTAAGCCGTGGATACAACTATCGCCGTACAACAGCGCCACAAGACACTTCTTTCTTGGAACAATATACCAATGGAACTCGCATTCGAAACGGTGGTATGGCTAGAATTGGTATGGACTATTATTTTGACGATTACAATACCTTAACAGTAGCTGCGCGCCTCCGCCCAAGTGGTGGTGGTAATAACAACCGCATTCAATACGATTTCTTCGATGACAATCAAGACAAAACACAAATTAACGAGCGTTTGAGCGATGGGGATCGGAATAGGTTTAGCATGACATACAATCTAATCTATGCCAAAGTTTTTAAACAGAAAAAAGACAAAAGTGGGGCAGGACCTCGCCGAGATAATTCTAAAGATTCAGGAGGTGGGCGTAGACATTGGCGTGGACATGGAGATGGTCGAGCGAGTGGTCGTTCGGGAACAATGGGGGACAAACAGGAGCTGGTTATTGATTTGCAATATTCCATGAATGATAATGCTAGTTACGAAACGTTTTCAGAGCAATTGTATACCCCCGACTGGTCGGAAATTAACAACACGCCTGATTCTCAACAAACGGCAAGTTACAATAAAATGCACCAAGGTACTGTGATGATTGATTATACGCATCCTCTAGGCAAGGAGATGAAGTTTGAAGCAGGGTACAAAGGGAATATTAGATGGATTGGCAATGATTTTAAATCAGAAACATTTGATTATACTCAAATGCAAATGATTCCTGATACAGGAAGAACCAACAACTTTCAATACCAAGAGCAAGTACACGCTGTGTATGTAACCTTTGCACATAAGATTGGTAAGTTTAATTACAAATTGGGTTTGAGAGGCGAATATACATTAGCCAATTCTAGATTGGTATTTCCTACCGATTCTACTTTTGTCAATAACTATCCTAGTATTTTTCCAACCGTTAATTTGTCTTATGCATTGGCTAAAAATCAACAAATACAGTTAGGGTTTAGTAGACGAATTCAACGTCCTTCTTCTTGGGCTTTAAATCCATTCCCAAGTTATAGTGATCCTTTGAATTTAAGATATGGAAACCCCTATTTGTTGCCTCAATATACCAATGCTGTAGAATTGAGTTATGTGAATTATTGGAAAGGAGGAAATACCATTATGTTAACCGCATTCTATAAATACAACACCGATCTAATGGAGCGTTTAAGAACCTTGCGTTCGGATGGAGTTTCTGTTGTCACACAATATAACTTTAGTACTAGCCATATGTGGGGAGGAGAGGTTGTGACACGATTTGCACCTTATAAGTGGTTCAATTTTGGAATTACAGGTTCGGTGTACCAAAATATACAAAACGGAACAAACATAGATGCTGCTTATACCTTGAATGCTATTGCAGGAAATGTTAATGCATATATGAATTTTGTGTTTAAGTTTGGTATGCGTATTTCTGCATATGCTTGGTATTCCATACCAACACGAGTTGCCCAAGGTTGGACAGGGGGATACACATGGAATTCGTTCTCTATTAGTCAAAAAGTATTAAAAGACAAGGGAACAGTGACATTGAGTGTTCAAAACCCTATCTTGGGTGGACGTTATCAATTTGAAACGGCCGATGGGAATACTTTTTATCAAGTAGGAAAAAGAGAATGGGAATCTCCTGTATTTGAATTGCGTTTTTCTTATCGTTTTGGTAAGGTTAATGTGCGTGATGGTCGCTCAAAAAATGCTGGTCGTTTGAACAGTAGTGGCGATGGTGGAAGCGAAGGCGGAAGTGGTGGTGGAATTGATTAG